One Brassica oleracea var. oleracea cultivar TO1000 chromosome C7, BOL, whole genome shotgun sequence genomic window carries:
- the LOC106306746 gene encoding WD repeat-containing protein 13 yields MIRSYQSVGFVSDGKSSSIFRMEKETILVEIGATINDKDEEKPKRSKDLEFLSCMMQPATAESDPQYIGIRRILLHRKSESGAISRRYDWRCNGKGYVAYRNFISRPRKWENLRTPSLLSSPGNSGRWLRSPGPLSHQFEAESFSSSRDLRSANQVSSRRLSFSSSFSDGDHSFRRGGGFEHAYSFVGMHCIFDQCKSSVTVLKFGHMSSDLLAYGASDGTLTVCSLSEEPSVLKQLTGHSKDVTDFDFSSNNQYIASSSLDKTIRVWELSRGVCIRVIYGVSAQFCIRFHPVNNNFLSAGNANKEVSVFNFSTGRTIKTLSFDGEVTAMDHDHTGQIIFCGDGQGTVYSVSMDSHTGSLSRSHRHRTNHKSPVTTVKYRSFSLLASGPVLLTCTQDGNLCFFSVALQIKGYLTLRCSLKLAPRIHRIQASFCPLLSLEKGEYIVAGSEDSNVYFYDLTKPKHTCVNKLQGHRFPVMCVAWNHGENLLASSDFYGVVIVWKRAKTSS; encoded by the exons ATGATACGAAGCTATCAATCAGTTGGTTTTGTTTCTGATGGTAAATCTTCATCTATTTTCCGAATGGAGAAGGAGACGATCCTTGTAGAGATCGGTGCTACCATCAACGACAAAGATGAAGAGAAGCCGAAGCGATCAAAGGATCTCGAGTTTCTGAGCTGTATGATGCAGCCGGCAACAGCCGAATCAGATCCACAGTACATCGGAATCCGCCGAATTCTTCTCCACCGGAAGTCCGAATCCGGCGCCATCTCTCGTCGTTAT GATTGGAGATGCAATGGTAAAGGATATGTTGCGTATCGTAATTTCATAAGCAGACCTAGAAAATGGGAGAATCTGAGAACGCCAAGCCTCTTAAGTAGTCCAGGGAACAG TGGTCGATGGTTACGTTCACCAGGTCCACTCTCCCATCAATTTGAAGCAGAGAGCTTCAGTTCTAGTAGA GATTTACGGAGTGCTAATCAGGTTTCGAGCCGGAGATTGAGTTTTAGCTCGAGTTTCAGTGATGGTGATCATTCCTTTCGCCGTGGTGGTGGTTTTGAACATGCTTATTCTTTCGTGGGAATGCATTGCATCTTCGACCAATGCAAATCTTCTG TTACTGTTCTGAAGTTTGGCCATATGAGTTCTGACCTACTTGCATATGGAGCATCAGATGGGACCTTAACTGTTTGTAGTCTCTCGGAAGAGCCTTCTGTCCTCAAGCAGTTGACAGGCCACTCAAAAGATGTCACAG ATTTTGACTTCTCGTCAAACAATCAGTACATTGCGTCTTCATCACTTGATAAGACAATACGAGTATGGGAGTTGTCAAGAGGTGTTTGTATTAGAGTTATATATGGAGTCTCTGCACAGTTTTGTATACGTTTTCACCCT GTTAATAACAATTTCCTCTCTGCTGGAAATGCAAACAAGGAAGTCTCG GTGTTCAATTTCAGCACTGGGAGAACTATTAAAACACTGTCGTTCGATGGTGAGGTGACAGCTATGGACCATGACCACACTGGTCAAATCATTTTCTGTGGTGATGGACAG GGAACTGTATATTCAGTGAGCATGGACTCTCATACAGGTTCATTATCCCGGTCTCATCGCCATCGTACTAATCACAAATCCCCGGTCACAACTGTGAAGTATCGAAGCTTCTCCCTCCTGGCGTCAGGTCCTGTACTTCTCACATGCACTCAGGATGGAAACTTATGTTTCTTCAG TGTTGCGCTTCAGATAAAAGGCTACCTGACATTGCGCTGCTCCCTCAAATTGGCCCCGAGAATACACAGAATCCAAGCATCGTTTTGCCCGCTTTTATCCCTAGAAAAAGGAGAGTACATAG TTGCCGGGAGCGAAGACTCGAATGTCTACTTCTACGATCTAACCAAACCGAAACACACATGTGTAAACAAGCTACAG GGTCACAGGTTTCCAGTAATGTGCGTCGCGTGGAACCATGGAGAGAACTTGTTGGCCTCGTCTGATTTCTACGGTGTTGTTATTGTATGGAAAAGAGCAAAGACAAGCTCATGA